From Kitasatospora sp. MAP12-44:
GGCGCTGAACAGGCCGGCCAGGCGGAGCAGGGCGGTGGGCATCCGGCCGGTGCGGGCGGTGGGGGCGGCGGCCAAGGTGGCGGCGAGGTCGGCCAGTTCGCGCATCGACATGGGTGGCGGGGTCGGGGCGTGCCAGGGGCGGCCCCAGGCTGACTCGTCGTCGGCGACGGCGACGAGGGTGCGGGCCATGTCGCCGGTGTAGGTCCAGCTGTGCGGGGTGTCCACGTCGGCGGGGGCGAGGGCGCGGCGGCCGCGCAGGACGGCGGGCAGCACCATGACGGTGAAGGTCGACACGACGTCGGCGCCGAGGTAGTCGGAGCCGCGGACTTCGGCCGCGCGGATGCGACCGGCGTGGTGGGCGGCGAGCTGGGCGGCCCAGAGGTCCGCGCGGACCCGGCCCTTCGCGGAGTTGGGGCGCGCGGGCAGGTCTTCGGTGATCGGCCCGTCCACCTGGCCGTACAGGTAGAGGTTCCCCACGCTGACCAGGACGGCGCCGGTCGCCTCGGCGGCGTGCAGGGTGCTCGCGTTCAGGGGCGGGAACTCGGCCGCCCAGCGGTGGTAGGCGGGTTGGGCGCAGTGGTAGATGGCGGTGGCCCGCGTGGTCAGGCGGACCAGGGTGTCCGGGTCGGTGGCGTCGGCCTTCACGCGTTCGATGCCGGGGTGTGCCGGCCCGGAGCCGCTGCGGGTGATCAGGCGGACTTCGTCCCCCCGGTCGGCCAGCAACCGGGCGGTGGCCGAGCCGACGGGGCCGGCTCCCACGATGACGTGCAGGGACATGATCGACTCCAATGAGAGAACGGTGTTCTCGAACGAGAACACCGTATGAGTGAACTCCGTACTGCGTCAAGAACACTGTTCTCTGATGGGAGTGGCGTTCTCTGCTGTGGAAGACTGGCAGGCATGTCAGCACCGTCACTTCGCGCCCGGGTCCGCTCCGAGATGACCGAGGAGATCAAGGCCGTGGCCCGCCGGCGGCTGGCGGCCGACGGGGCCAACCTGTCGCTGCGCGGGGTGGCCAGGGACATGGGAATCGTTGCGTCGGCGCTCTACCGGTACTTCCCGAGCAGGGACGACCTGCTGACCGCGCTGATCACGGAGGCGTACGAGGCGCTTGCCGCCGCCGCGGGGGAGGCCGACGCCCGGCTGCCGAGGGCGGACGCCCGCGGGCGGTGGCTGGCCGTGGCGCACGCCGTACGGGACTGGGCACTGGCAAACCCGGCCGAGTACGGCCTGCTCTACGGCACTCCGGTGCCCGGGTACGCCGCGCCGCAGGACACCAGCGCGCCGGCCATGGCCGTGGTCCTCCTGCTGGCCGCGACGGCGGTCGAGGCGGCGCAGCAGCGGCCCGGCGCCCTCCCGCAGTTCACTCCACTACCCGATGCGGTCCGGGCTGACCTGCGCAGTCTGATCGACCAGCAGCCCGGCGACATCCCCGAGGACCTGCTGGGCCGCGTGTTCGCGGGCTGGGTCCAGCTGTTCGGGCTGGTCAGTTTCGAGGTGTTCGGCCGCACCGACGCGGTCATCGAGGCCCGCCGGGAGTACTTCGACCACCAGATGGGCCTGATGGCCGACCTGGCAGGGCTGCCTGCTGACGCCCGTTAGCTGCCGCTGCCGCTGCTGGCGCCGCCTCCGAGCTCCTCGGTGAGCAGGGTCAGCGGGGCGTGGGTGCGCAGCGTGCCGAGGCGGGAGTGCTGGGCGGGGGTGGCGAGTTCGGCGCGGTAGCGGTCGGCGAACTCGGCGGCGCGGGCCTCGGGGGCCTCGTCCGTGCGGCCCGCGGCTCAGCCGAGCAGGTGGGTGTTGACCTCGCGGGCGGCCGCCGCCAGTTCGGGCAGCTCGACCACCTCGATGCCGGCCGCGGCCAGCAGTCCGAGGCCCTCGCAGCCCGTGACGAAGAGGTCCGGCTCCCGCCAGGCCACCACCACCCGGGGGATCCCGGCGGCGATGATCAGCCGGGCGCACGGCACTGGACGGGAGGCGCGCCGGCTGCACGGTTCGAGCGAGCTGTAGATCGTCGCCATACGCAGCCGGGGGTCACCGGCGGGCAGCTTGGCCAGCGCGGCCTCCTCGGCATGGCTGAGCGGGTCGCTCTCGCGGCTGTAGCCCTCGCTGAGCACCTCGCCGTCGGCGCCGACGATCACCGCGCCGACCGAGAACGCGGTCGCGGAGTCCGGGCAGTGCTTGGAGAGCTCGATGGCGCGGGCGAGCAGGGCCAGGTCGGTCGCGGTGGCGGTCATGAGGCGGCTTCCTTCGGGGCGTACCGGAGCAGGACGACATCCCCGACCGTACGGGCTTCCAGCAGCCGCAGCCGCCGGGTGCTCCCGCCGGGGAAGTCGGCCGGGTTGACGAAGCGGGGCGCGGCGGCCTGGCCGACCAGCAGCGGCGCGACCACCAGCTGCAGCTCGTCGGCCAGCCCCTCGGCCAGGAACTGGGTGTGCACCGACCCGCCGCCCTCCACCATCAGCCGCCGCACGCCGCGCCGGCCCAGGTCGTCCAGCAGGGCGCCGAGCCCGACCCGCTCGCCGAGGCCGACCACGTCCGCCAATCCGTCCAGCGCGGCGCGCAGGGCGGGCGCGGCGGCGTCGGTGGTGTAGCCGACCTTGGCGCCGCCGGTGTGCCAGAACCGCAGATCGGCCGGGAGGTCGCCGCTCGCACTGAGGGTCACCTTGAGCGGGTACTCCGGCTCCCCGGCGGCCGTCCGGGTGGCCCGCCGGGCCGGGTCGTTGACCAGCAGGCGGGGGTTGTCCCGGCGCAGCGTGGTGGAGCCGACCAGGATGGCGTCGCAGCCGGCCCGCAGCTCGTCGACCCGGTCGAAGTCGGCGGCGTTGGAGAGCAGCAGCCGCTCGGGAGTGGCGTCGTCGAGGTAGCCGTCGATCGACATCGCCGCGCTCAGCAGCACGTATGGGCGCTTGGTGGCCATCGGTCGGTCCGTTCAGTCGGGGCTGCCTACCGTACGACCTGACCGCCGGTCGGGGCGCTGATCGTCTCACTTTACGAGACATATCTTCTTGCCAGCTGAGACGATGGCTAAGCTCAAACGTGACGTCGAGGGGCTGTCGAGCCTTTGAGGAGAGCTGTCATGACGGAACATCAGGCGGTCTACACCCATGGCCACAAGGACGCCGTGCTGCGCTCGCACCGCAGCCGGACGGCGGCCAACTCCGCCGCCTACCTGCTGGCCGAGCTGCGCCCGGGCGACACCGTGCTGGACGTCGGCTGCGGCCCCGGCACGATCACCGCGGACCTGGCCGAACTGGTGGGCCCCGGTGGCCGGGTGGTCGCGGTGGACACCTCGCCGGACGTGCTGCGGCAGGCCGCCGAGTACGTCGCGTCGCGCGGGATCGGCCATGTGGAGTTCGCCGTCGCCGACGTGGGCGCGCTGCCGTACGCGGCGGGCGAGTTCGACGTCGTCCACGCCCACCAGGTGCTGCAGCACGTCGGCGACCCGGTGGCGGCGCTGCGCGAGATGCGCCGCGTCAGCGCGCCGGGCGGCCTGGTGGCGGCCCGTGACGCCGACTATGCGGCGATGGCCTGGTACCCGCAACTGCCCGAGCTGGACGAGTGGTTGGCCATGTACCAGGGCTCCGCCCGGGCCAACGGCGGCGAGCCGGACGCCGGACGGCGGCTGCTGGCCTGGGCGCGGGCGGCCGGCTTCACCGAGGTGAGCGCGTCCTCCTCCAGCTGGACGTACGCGACGGCGGGCGAGCGGCTGTGGTGGGGCGGGCTGTGGGCGGACCGGGTGGTCGACTCGGGCCTGGCCGAGACTGCGCTGGCGCAGGGGGTGGCGGACGAGGCGGGCCTGGCACGGATCGCCGACGGCTGGCGGCGCTGGGCGGTGGACCCCGACGGCTGGTTCGCGCTGCTGCACGGGGAGATCCTGGCCCGCGGCTGAACGGGGGCGACGGGGTCGGCTAGAGTCGCGGCTTCATCGAACTGGTGCACGTGTATGCGGGGGGCGTCATGACGGCAGCGGGCGGCGACGGGGGTACCGAAGGCACGGAAGGCGCGGAGGAGGCGGTGGTCGCCCCGCCACCGGTCGACCCCTGGGCCCCGCCCTCGGCCCTGTCGCACCCCACCCCTCAGGCGGCCGCGCCCTACCCGGCCGCGCCGCCGTACCCCGCGCCCCCGTACGCGGGCAGCCCGTACCCCACCGGCCCGTATCCCACCGGCCCGTACCCGCCGCCCAACGGCCCGTACTCGCCCGGCCCGTACGGTGCCTGGTCCGGCCTCCCGGCACCGCG
This genomic window contains:
- a CDS encoding TetR/AcrR family transcriptional regulator encodes the protein MSAPSLRARVRSEMTEEIKAVARRRLAADGANLSLRGVARDMGIVASALYRYFPSRDDLLTALITEAYEALAAAAGEADARLPRADARGRWLAVAHAVRDWALANPAEYGLLYGTPVPGYAAPQDTSAPAMAVVLLLAATAVEAAQQRPGALPQFTPLPDAVRADLRSLIDQQPGDIPEDLLGRVFAGWVQLFGLVSFEVFGRTDAVIEARREYFDHQMGLMADLAGLPADAR
- a CDS encoding NAD-dependent epimerase/dehydratase family protein, with translation MSLHVIVGAGPVGSATARLLADRGDEVRLITRSGSGPAHPGIERVKADATDPDTLVRLTTRATAIYHCAQPAYHRWAAEFPPLNASTLHAAEATGAVLVSVGNLYLYGQVDGPITEDLPARPNSAKGRVRADLWAAQLAAHHAGRIRAAEVRGSDYLGADVVSTFTVMVLPAVLRGRRALAPADVDTPHSWTYTGDMARTLVAVADDESAWGRPWHAPTPPPMSMRELADLAATLAAAPTARTGRMPTALLRLAGLFSADAREIPEVRYQFDHPFVLDSTQATTAFGLAPTPTEEALRETITAARISSGSGRRG
- a CDS encoding methyltransferase domain-containing protein produces the protein MTEHQAVYTHGHKDAVLRSHRSRTAANSAAYLLAELRPGDTVLDVGCGPGTITADLAELVGPGGRVVAVDTSPDVLRQAAEYVASRGIGHVEFAVADVGALPYAAGEFDVVHAHQVLQHVGDPVAALREMRRVSAPGGLVAARDADYAAMAWYPQLPELDEWLAMYQGSARANGGEPDAGRRLLAWARAAGFTEVSASSSSWTYATAGERLWWGGLWADRVVDSGLAETALAQGVADEAGLARIADGWRRWAVDPDGWFALLHGEILARG